Part of the Trypanosoma brucei brucei TREU927 chromosome 2, complete sequence genome, ACCAGCGACAaggtaataatagtaataataataataataataataaacaaaaaagaaaaagtgacaACAGTTTGGCAAACGTACAGTCGCGAAGAGTTTCTCTTACTTCATttttgcatatttttttttataaaaaaaaagagaagaaaagaaaagaaagaaaaaaaagacaaagcaGTAAATGATAGTCGCCGGtaataaaagagaaagttaAGGGTTTGGTggacataaaaaaaaaaagtaagaaaaagagaacttAAAaatcaacaataacaacaataggaCAATTGCCTCAAATACAAACAAgaatcacaaaaaaaaaaagaagaagggaggaTCAGGTAAGGTGgtaaggaaaacaaatgggagggaaaagatatataaaaaagaaaaaactaaagacacaaataaaaacaaaaaagtaattaaaaagtggaaaaactGTTTAGATTTTTGCCTACATATAAAAAGaatagaaaaaggaaagcagaaAGGTAAAATAATTCACAAAATGGTTTCAACATTACCGTGTGGCTGCTCAAAAAACAGAATAGTCAAACGCTGCTACCCCTTAGGGGTggtaaattatatatatatatatatataatgggGGACTGCATATTTCATccattccttcttctttaaaACAaagtcagaaaaaaaaaaagaagattcATTTGTATCGGGCTGacaacttttctttcttttttgtttcttcctcttcagaaATTATTGGTGTTGCATCCCTTCTTCTCatgccttcttttccctattttttccccttgtgatttgcactttttccctttttttttcttgattggTTGCCAGCAGCTTAGAAGGGGAAGAACATGGTACAAAAGTGTTtagttttttgttcattcgTTCAATAACATAAATTTAAataccgcaaaaaaaaaaacttctctGTGTCTCGAACGGCGTAACGCcgtctcctcttttttttttaaatttttttcctttcatttcacGCTCcctcatttattattattaattttttttttgattcatcTCCGTCTTTCCGTAAACATTTGAATCGCCCTTCTCCCACGAATACGGAAGTGCCTTTGCtaattgcagcagcagcagcatttGGAGTGACCTTAAGGTCGACCAGCATATCAACAGAAATAATTTATCAATCAACCAGatacaaaacacaaacaaacacaaacaaacacatatatatgtacaaacAAATATGATGGTTTTAATCAAGTGCTAGCAACAGTTCATCCGGTTCCTCACCATCGTAAACAACCTCCTCCACAGGATTTTTCAGCACCGCTCCCGTGGCTAATCGCACATCATTTCCTGATTTGAGCGAGGCGCGGTAGGCATCCATGGCCTCATCTGCTTCAATGCCACATCTAGAACCAATCCAAATGAAAACACGATGCGATGGAGAACTTCTCCCATCCTGCTCAAACCCACTGCTGGAACGCGGAAGAATAATGACATAAGCGCGCTCTGCTTCCATATCGGTGGCATCTATAATATCACGCACAGGGGTTCCAGTAAAAGGGTAAGCGAATATTTCCATTTCATGGCTCACTGGCGTTGTACCCCCAGCCTCACGCTCAGCTACtccttcattcttttcctcttgatAGCTCTCTACTGTATGTTCGATTGGTTCATTGCGACGTGGTTGTAACGACCGATGACTTCCCACCCGTGCACTCGATGCCGCAAAGCTCCGTCCGGTGGGTTCCCGTGGCGTTGGTGCGCTTTTGCTCTTCCCTACATCCAATTTTCCTAGATCACGTTGTTGCTCCTTCTCACGAAGACGCTTGTGACCCGACATGgcctgtttctgttgcttcacTTCTGCTACATATTTGGTGAAAAGCTCCACCATATCGCTACGCGATAACAAACTATCCCAGCAGGAGTCATGCACTAACGTAATAGTCAAGCGCCTTAAAGTGCCGCAGCTGGTCTCCCCCCTCTTGTACACATTACTATCAACAGCAGATACAACCTCTGCAGGGGTCAGTAAACATTCAACGGGGTGCTGTAGTGGTGGAAGAGGCGTATAAGTTATGCATTCACCTTTATTATTCACCGTGGTCTTTACTGCGCCATGGTAAAAGCTATACTTAACAAACTTTTCCCACTCTTCTTTGGCCTGCTGTCCAATGGCAGGAGCACATTCCGGTCCTACGAAAAAATGTGAAACAGTACATGGCTCTTGTGATCCACCCGGTGTCGGGCAGCCACTTAACAAGAAACCATAGCATAACCGAGGATCCATGGCAAACTCGTCACACTTATCGTCCAAAACACGCACAGACTGATTCATGATGTGAACGCCCTCTTCACTTCCGTTCTGCTGCTCTTTTTGACGACGGAATACCAACGCCAGACGGTAGGAGAAGGGAAATAGATAATCGGGATATGGCACGTATGCATATGCCTTGTCAAGGACAGGTCTTGCCAGCTGGTCTTGCCAAAGCAGTAGGCTCACGTAGAAACCTGGATTAGGACTGCAAACCGTTCTACGCGCGCGAACGTAATCATACGCCTTTTCATAACATAACCCTTCATACCACATGACATATGCAATAACAAACGAACATGACCGTGAAACGCCCTGATGACAGTGAACGAATGTCTTTCCCCCATTAAGGCGTGCCTCCTCAATATATTGGTTCACAACAGGGAATAGCGAGAAGATGGGCTCGTCAGGAGAATCGCTCACATTTAGGCGAAGATAGCTGAAGATATCCTCATGGGCGTTTTCAATGGAGAACGCAACGGTGTTCACGACGGACGTGATACCTTTTGCCAGTAGTTGGGAGCGATCCCTCGCTGCCTCCTCACCTCCCACAAAAAGCCACGGAAGAATTTCCGTCGCTTCCGGTGATAACGCCTTTAGTTTCTGCAGCTTTTCCTCTGTTATGCGTATTTCGTCGTGCTCAGGATTAATCTGCGAATCATTCAGGCCGCCGTCACCCGCTTGCTGACGCAGTGCCCCATCCAGTCGAAGGGCGGATATGACGGGGAATCGCGGTGACATGAAGGATGAGCTCTTTGGCGTAAGGCATGGAGATGCTGCAGAGCTCGGTCCACGCTCACTCCCTACCTGAGAATTAGCAGTCCGGTTGGGAAACCGAGCTGTGAAAGGAAGTGGGCTCTCCTTCACGGCGCCCCCGGCATCGGTAACCGATTGCTTAGAGCGTATTGTTTCTAAAGGTGGCAGCTTCCTCGCGCTGTTCTCCACATCTGGTCGAGCTCCTGTTATAGGCGGTATCAAACAGTTTGAAAGCTTTGTCGTAGGGAGTGGTAAGGGATCCCCTTTaagtttctgctgctggtaCTGTTCAAATGAATATAACACGGCACCCTCCTGGCGCTTTGACTTTCCGCGAGATGAATTCTCCTGCGACCTGCCGCCGGTCGGTGTGGTCCCCAGCACTGAAGCAGTTGGCGCCGGCTTTCGAAGCGAGAGCAGCGAACGAAGGATTGCATTTCGCTGGTATTCCTCTCCCATAAACGATGTGCGGCGTGATGGCCGTCGGCTGCCCACTACGTCACCTATGCTAGCGCACAACGAATCTTCCCTTCCACATGCTGCAGCTTCTTTCTCACCACGGCTGGGGTTGCAGTTAAAGAATAAACATTGCAAGGTCTCCTTGCTGTTAATAAGAGCTTGCTCCAAGCGTCCTGCGTGGACGGCAGCGACTGCAGCAAGAGAAGGATGGGCCCTAACACCGTTGAGTATATAAATGCTATAGTAGTAATTGTAACCATCTCCACATTCCGTACCGCAGCCTGCGCCACGAGAGAAGAGACGAGCACCAGCATGCGAAAGCGATGCGGGGGGCTTGCCAATATTTGTAGAAAACGGGGTAGCAAGACCTCTAGGCGTGAACACATCCGACAGCACGGAAGCCCACGACGGCGAAACATCGTTCCAGCGCCAGTTCATGTCACAGTCTTTTAACGGATACTCAAGCGTTCGGGGCGTAAACATGTTTGGGGATCCCAACGTTGCTTTTCCGGTCGGGGCATTTCGTGGTGAGACAGGTTGTCGTTGCACTTGAACAAGAACATACACCCGTGTATCATCTAGCTCAATTTTTGCCTGAGAGAGATCCATCGGTAGAGCAGAAACATGCGACGGGTCAAAGCGCGCGGCAGCCCCATTAACTGACGCCGAGGAATCGCGATGACGAAATGTAAAGGCCTTCAGATTGTTTTGAAATTTCGAGAAGTGGTCCACCGCCACAGGCGAGACGTCATATGCGAGGTGCGACTTGGACACCCTTTGAGGAATAAGGATTATATCATCCAACGTGAAGGGAACCACATCCGTGCATAAGGCAGCACCCATGGGGGCCGCAAGCAAGAGGTGTTAAACAAAGTCAATGACAATAACAGCGGTTCC contains:
- a CDS encoding dual specificity protein phosphatase, putative (similar over 136aa to Dual specificity protein phosphatase 19 (EC 3.1.3.48) (Proteinphosphatase SKRP1). (Swiss-Prot:Q8WTR2) [Homo sapiens]); the protein is MGAALCTDVVPFTLDDIILIPQRVSKSHLAYDVSPVAVDHFSKFQNNLKAFTFRHRDSSASVNGAAARFDPSHVSALPMDLSQAKIELDDTRVYVLVQVQRQPVSPRNAPTGKATLGSPNMFTPRTLEYPLKDCDMNWRWNDVSPSWASVLSDVFTPRGLATPFSTNIGKPPASLSHAGARLFSRGAGCGTECGDGYNYYYSIYILNGVRAHPSLAAVAAVHAGRLEQALINSKETLQCLFFNCNPSRGEKEAAACGREDSLCASIGDVVGSRRPSRRTSFMGEEYQRNAILRSLLSLRKPAPTASVLGTTPTGGRSQENSSRGKSKRQEGAVLYSFEQYQQQKLKGDPLPLPTTKLSNCLIPPITGARPDVENSARKLPPLETIRSKQSVTDAGGAVKESPLPFTARFPNRTANSQVGSERGPSSAASPCLTPKSSSFMSPRFPVISALRLDGALRQQAGDGGLNDSQINPEHDEIRITEEKLQKLKALSPEATEILPWLFVGGEEAARDRSQLLAKGITSVVNTVAFSIENAHEDIFSYLRLNVSDSPDEPIFSLFPVVNQYIEEARLNGGKTFVHCHQGVSRSCSFVIAYVMWYEGLCYEKAYDYVRARRTVCSPNPGFYVSLLLWQDQLARPVLDKAYAYVPYPDYLFPFSYRLALVFRRQKEQQNGSEEGVHIMNQSVRVLDDKCDEFAMDPRLCYGFLLSGCPTPGGSQEPCTVSHFFVGPECAPAIGQQAKEEWEKFVKYSFYHGAVKTTVNNKGECITYTPLPPLQHPVECLLTPAEVVSAVDSNVYKRGETSCGTLRRLTITLVHDSCWDSLLSRSDMVELFTKYVAEVKQQKQAMSGHKRLREKEQQRDLGKLDVGKSKSAPTPREPTGRSFAASSARVGSHRSLQPRRNEPIEHTVESYQEEKNEGVAEREAGGTTPVSHEMEIFAYPFTGTPVRDIIDATDMEAERAYVIILPRSSSGFEQDGRSSPSHRVFIWIGSRCGIEADEAMDAYRASLKSGNDVRLATGAVLKNPVEEVVYDGEEPDELLLALD